In Megalops cyprinoides isolate fMegCyp1 chromosome 12, fMegCyp1.pri, whole genome shotgun sequence, the sequence ACTGGGAGGCCAAGAAAGCCCGGATGGAGTGGGAACTGCAGGATAACGAGAAGAAGAGGGTGACTACTTTACCTGCGATTGTGTGCAGTGGCATCGACTGCAGACCTGCGGGGTCATTCCAGTCTTGCATTTATGATGCAGCGTTGTGCACGCACCGGCCTAAGCCTCTTCATTCTGTGGGTTTGGGTTGGTACATGGCACAGATAATCTGGCTGGCTTCTTTGCAGGTATTAAAGTGCGCTAGTTGGGCCAGGCACGGGTCTCAGATTCGGGCATGTGCAGACCTTTAGACTGGCTCAAACCAGCTGTATTTGGAATGCTGGTTAAACTGGGGCGTGGATGTCGTCTAACTCTCTAAAACCTTAAACCAACAATTTATCATCTTGCTTACTTACTGTAACCATTCATTTTCCTTGTTGTTGACTTATGTGTGTACTTTACATATTTAGCCGTACAGCATATTAGTTGAAATAAGTCTAAGGACTTGGTTCAAGGGTCCAACTTCAGTCCCCTGAACCAGCTTCCTGGTTACAAGTAATTTTCCCTAGACACTGTTGCAAACTGCTGGCTGCAAATAGTAAGCATTTCACAATTGCTGATGCGTAGCTGATAACTGCCATTGCAtgtggtctgtgctgtgtctcaaTACCGTCGCGGAGTCACCGATGTAACCGGTCTGTGCCGCAGGAGTGTGCCGCCAGGGGCGAGGATTACGACAGGGTGAAGCTGCTGGAGATCAGTGCAGAGGACGCCGAGCGctgggagaggaagaagaagaagaagaatccCGACCCGGGCTTCTCAGGTCGGCGGGTGCAGAAGGACCGCACCGCGGACGCGCATTTCCTTATCTGACATTCCAGCATTCTGTGGTTTCCACAATCTaatgctcagctaatcaaaccCTGCTTTTACCCGCAAGCACTGTTTGAAACAgcagcttttttgttttagtattGACACACAATAAGGAGGTCTGTTTTTACTCATCAGCATAATTAACACCAATGAATGACTTGTTGTGTTTAATATTGATGAGGAAGAAatacacttgtttttttctctttgtttttgtgacaaTACCTGTACCACACAGAATGTTACCTTCATGTCAGTTTACCTTCATAACAGTATATAAATGGCTGGTGTTATCGTGCATGCCTTCTACACAGGAGGGGTTTGTAGTGACATGAAGCTGTGTGTAAGGCCTTTCTGGATGGATCAGCTGTAATTTATTCCAGTTCAATCTGCCACAGACTCAGCATGTCCCCAAATATGGCAGCCATCTGGTGCATCAACAATACTTTTTTGGCGTTAAACTTTGAGGGGGAAAATATTGCTTGAAGGGTAtgaagggaggggaaaaaatcagaaaaaggaataaaaaaaagtctcctcttttctttttaacaagACACAGCTTTTGTCACTGGTTTTTGCGTCTGCATGTGGTTTGTTCCGGTAATTAATGTCCCTTTATTGgtctgtgctctgattggttcTCTCTGCAGGTTACGCGGAGGCGCAGCTGCGCCAATACCAGCGTCTCACCAAACAGATCAAACCCGACATGGAGAGCTATGAGAAGCAGCGGGAGGAGTGGTAAGAGAAATGCTGTTACCCCCCAGCgcaccagggggcgctgcagccCCTTCTCATATTGCATTCACACTGCCCCCTGTATCATGCCTCTGTGGTGTTTGTGAGCTCAAAAGAGAACAGCCCTGGACtggaaaaaaagtcttttacACAACATTAGATAGTGCCATTGTGTCATGTGATCAAGCGTAATCATTTCTTAATCTTTGTTCCTGGAGGGTTGACATGCTGTCACAGAGTGATAAATTACACTGGAAGGGAAGGAAAGTTGAAGTGGCAGGCAAATTTAGTGCTACAGGAAATAAAAACTGACCCAATAAACAGCAGCCTCCCAGGGCTGGGGTGGGGAATACTAATTTTTGTGAAGTGAATTCCTCCATTActgtgttttatattgtttCCCTGCtttgaaatcatttcaccactttttttttttttttacatctattTATTATATCTAGAGGCCTgcttgtatttatgtatatattcacatgtgtgtttttgtgtagtgAGTTGCTCTGGGCAGTGACATGGTGAAAAATCTGATCGGAGCAGTTGATGATGGCTATGATGCAGCCAGCATATTCCTGTAACGGGCTGTCATTTTGTGTCACACAGCGGTGAAGATTTCCACCCCACCTCCAACAGCCTGATCCACGGCACCCACGTCCCCTCCAAGGAAGGCATCGACCGCATGGTGGAGGACGTGGAGAGACAGTGAGTTGCTGTATTTAGCTCATAAGTAGAAAATGCTCTTTCTTTCCTGGGAGGAAAGGGAAGGAATGAGCTGGCACACAGGGGATCTCTTGTTGGTAGGGAGGGGGAGACCATCTCGTGCGGCAGTGGAGGATGTGTACGCGTTGGTCTTGAACAGGCTCAGTGTTGGGAGTGTGATAATGCTCAAGATAAGGGCCCTGATGTCATTACCCACGGAACTGAAGAAGATCCCACACTCTCTTTCAGATACACTGTTAATCTGTCTCgctcattcacacactctcaGTCTTTCTCATTCACACAAGCTCTGTCTTTCTcgtattcacacacactgtctttcacatactctctttctcttattcacatacacactttctcattcacacacacgctgtctctcattcacacacacactctgtctctcattcacacactgtcagtctctgcctcttcttcatccatttttatatttgtctgacTTAAGT encodes:
- the syf2 gene encoding pre-mRNA-splicing factor syf2, coding for MESNTETGDKVPAEVTSAQKREDRLKRFRELHLKRNEARKLNHQEVVEEDKRLKLPANWEAKKARMEWELQDNEKKRECAARGEDYDRVKLLEISAEDAERWERKKKKKNPDPGFSGYAEAQLRQYQRLTKQIKPDMESYEKQREECGEDFHPTSNSLIHGTHVPSKEGIDRMVEDVERQIEKRSKYSRRRAYNDDADIDYINERNAKFNKKAERFYGKYTAEIKQNLERGTAV